One Purpureocillium takamizusanense chromosome 1, complete sequence genomic window carries:
- a CDS encoding Non-specific serine/threonine protein kinase (COG:T~EggNog:ENOG503NUPD) codes for MKDIIIHGRYRVNRRIGEGGFGLVYAGTDTELDEHVAIKLMHVKDDPGTLETEARTYKALSGGTGIPRVLWYGQEGDYYCLVHDLLGPSLEDLLNYCDRRFSLKTVLLLADQAISRIKYIHDKKRLHGDSKPDNFLMGTGRQGNVLYTIDFGLARDLPNADHHGALGGRSFAGTTRYASLNCHNGREYSWSDDLESLGYVLLYLSKGSLPWQGLNAPTNKQKDDLIKERKAAISVASLCDGLPGEFAIYMEYTRSLELNERPDYAYLRQLFRRLFAARGFTYDNVFDWTERRFRELHNQPSEKAVQTLLTTSRTATSGHSRRSVRGIQSRKRRHISKLSR; via the exons ATGAAG GACATAATCATTCATGGCCGATACCGGGTCAACCGCCGAATTGGCGAAGGGGGCTTTGGCCTTGTCTATGCCG GAACCGACACCGAGCTGGATGAACATGTTGCGATCAAACTGATGCATGTAAAAGATGATCCTGGCACCCTCGAAACCGAAGCGCGAACGTACAAAGCCCTGTCTGGAGGCACTGGAATACCTCGAGTCTTGTGGTATGGACAAGAAGGCGATTATTACTGCCTAGTTCACGATCTTCTCGGCCCATCCCTCGAAGACCTGCTCAACTACTGCGACCGGCGGTTTTCGCTCAAGACTGTTCTCCTCCTAGCGGACCAAGCCATCTCTCGAATCAAATATATCCACGACAAGAAGCGCCTACACGGCGACAGTAAGCCGGACAACTTTCTCATGGGAACAGGGAGACAAGGGAATGTGCTTTATACCATTGACTTTGGTTTGGCTAGGGACCTCCCAAATGCCGATCACCACGGCGCTCTAGGAGGCCGCTCGTTTGCCGGGACCACCCGATATGCCAGTCTCAACTGCCACAACGGACGCG AGTATTCTTGGAGCGATGATCTTGAATCGTTAGGCTACGTGTTGTTGTATCTCTCCAAGGGCTCACTGCCTTGGCAGGGTCTGAATGCTCCCACGAACAAGCAGAAGGACGATCTCATCAAGGAGCGGAAAGCGGCAATATCGGTGGCATCACTGTGTGATGGACTCCCTGGAGAGTTCGCCATTTACATGGAGTACACTCGATCGCTGGAGCTCAACGAGCGACCCGATTATGCGTACCTTCGGCAGCTTTTCCGTCGGCTGTTCGCGGCTAGGGGCTTTACGTACGATAACGTCTTTGACTGGACGGAGCGACGATTTCGCGAGCTGCACAATCAGCCCAGTGAGAAGGCAGTTCAAACGCTGCTCACTACCAGCCGCACTGCGACAAGTGGACACAGCCGAAGGTCGGTGCGGGGCATTCAGAGTAGGAAGAGACGACACATATCGAAGCTGTCACGTTGA
- a CDS encoding uncharacterized protein (EggNog:ENOG503NXT3) codes for MDALLSYGESESACDGLAYTYSSTYHDGTLKLYAHQVQASASSGGRPEYHMTKIRGFDMTDSRDTFVAGATAFRNARDLAKRHRDNLIQAANAKIAVEDAVATDVVLVESLGEQTERVDSIRSVQSTRWKDAHDALQKQIAGEERQPHSEDDANSQPYVA; via the coding sequence ATGGATGCCCTGCTAAGCTATGGAGAGTCAGAGTCGGCATGCGACGGGCTTGCATACACTTACAGCTCAACCTACCACGACGGCACGCTCAAACTGTACGCTCATCAGGTCCAGGCTTCGGCCAGCTCCGGAGGAAGGCCAGAGTATCACATGACCAAGATACGTGGATTTGACATGACAGACAGTCGCGACACGTTCGTTGCGGGAGCGACCGCATTCAGGAATGCGAGGGACTTGGCGAAGCGGCACCGAGACAATCTGATTCAGGCTGCCAATGCTAAAATTGCCGTGGAGGACGCAGTTGCTACTGATGTCGTTCTTGTAGAGTCCCTCGGCGAGCAAACGGAGCGTGTGGACAGCATTCGAAGTGTACAGTCAACGAGATGGAAAGATGCCCACGATGCACTTCAGAAACAGATCGCCGGTGAAGAACGACAACCCCACTCCGAGGACGACGCAAACAGCCAGCCTTATGTCGCATAA
- a CDS encoding uncharacterized protein (COG:S~EggNog:ENOG503Q6XU~TransMembrane:4 (i25-43o49-65i134-153o173-196i)) translates to MCFSHTSVGLDRSSAEKQTSPCSHLILYSITSAPSALVLYWHFTYLHGLFHILMQLYYIGTYTLMMHQHIHMRGILARKYSRLDHLFPYFTDPLMGHTWNSYFYHHVKHHHVEGNGPDDLSSTIRYDRDNVVHFLHYVSRFFFLIWLDLPLYFLRKGQLVKAARAAGSEFLSYAFYCMVALVNANATIFVFILPLLSVRLGLMIGNWGQHAFVDPDSPDSDFRSSITLIDVTSNRFCFNDGYHTSHHLNPMRHWRDHPISFLEQKNIYATEGALVFHNIDFLMITFRLLCKDYHHLAERLVPLGQQIGLTMGQRVQLLRRQTRKFTEVDIQQKFQRRNAGCG, encoded by the exons ATGTGCTTCAGCCATACATCCGTTGGGCTCGACAGATCATCCGCCGAGAAACAGACATCCCCATGCTCACATCTAATTCTATATTCGATAACCTCGGCACCAAGCGCACTTGTTCTCTACTGGCACTTCACATACCTGCACGGCCTCTTTCATATTTTAATGCAGCTATACTACATCGGCACTTACACACTCATGATGCATCAACACATCCACATGCGCGGAATTCTGGCGCGGAAATACTCTCGATTAGATCACCTATTTCCCTACTTCACTGACCCTTTGATGGGTCATACGTGGAACAGCTATTTCTATCATCACGTCAAGCATCACCATGTGGAGGGCAACGGGCCGGATGATTTGTCCTCCACGATAAGATATGACCGCGATAATGTTGTCCATTTTCTCCACTATGTTagccgcttcttcttcctgaTATGGCTTGATCTCCCCCTGTACTTCCTTCGCAAGGGTCAGCTTGTCAAGGCAGCCAGAGCCGCGGGATCTGAATTTCTGAGCTACGCATTCTATTGTATGGTGGCTTTGGTCAATGCTAATGCGACAATTTTTGTTTTTATATTGCCTCTATTGTCAGTACGGCTTGGGTTAATGATCGGGAATTGGGGCCAACATGCCTTTGTGGATCCAGACAGCCCGGATTCGGACTTCCGATCAAGTATAACTCTGATTGATGTTACG AGTAATAGATTCTGCTTTAACGATGGCTACCATACATCTCATCATCTCAACCCCATGAGGCATTGGCGCGATCATCCCATTTCCTTCTTGGAACAGAAGAACATCTATGCGACAGAAGGAGCACTCGTGTTCCACAATATCGACTTTCTAATGATAACTTTTCGCCTTTTATGCAAAGACTACCACCATTTGGCCGAACGCCTTGTTCCATTGGGTCAGCAAATTGGCCTTACCATGGGACAGAGAGTCCAGTTGTTGAGAAGGCAGACACGAAAATTTACGGAAGTA